The Anabaena sp. WA102 genome contains a region encoding:
- a CDS encoding DUF2079 domain-containing protein yields MEKLIPKNNISVIISISALILLAASIIRHELFNSSGDLAFFDQTVYLISQGKLPTSSVLGFHVLADHAAWILYPIALLYKIYPHVYWLFVVQSVALSLGAFPTYLLALQAGLKDNQAIAMVVVYLLYPVLYNSNLCDFHPDTLAVPALLTAVLNARSKKVFWFCINVLVVLGCKAVLSLTVAAMGVWLLLFEKRRLYGFIAIISGLAWFVIANKIIIPFFGSEAALVSRHFYRYSYLGNSFSETLQIILFQPKIIISNILSSINLEYLSFLLAPVIWGLIPKYMTPLIGAIPCLALNILADHPSQKNVILHYSLPAIPFIMLALIASIAADKAWLKQKRVIFLWSLIWFLILGKWGFFISKYLNSVDNWQATKEAISLVKTQDSVLTTDVITPHLTHRQQISFKYKLHELNNFHYILLNTRHPGWGATVEDYNNLTKELKKRSDFNLKYQRDDVYLFVYKKMALPI; encoded by the coding sequence GTGGAAAAATTAATACCTAAAAATAATATTTCTGTAATTATTAGTATTAGTGCCTTAATTTTATTAGCAGCTAGTATTATTCGACATGAGTTATTTAATTCATCTGGAGATTTAGCATTTTTTGATCAAACAGTTTACTTAATTAGTCAGGGAAAATTGCCAACTTCCTCTGTACTTGGTTTTCATGTTTTAGCTGATCATGCTGCTTGGATTTTGTATCCTATCGCCTTACTATATAAAATATATCCTCATGTCTATTGGTTGTTTGTAGTTCAGTCTGTTGCTTTGTCTTTAGGTGCTTTTCCTACATATTTACTCGCATTACAAGCAGGGTTGAAAGACAATCAAGCAATAGCAATGGTAGTTGTTTACCTACTATATCCAGTCCTATATAACAGTAATTTGTGTGATTTTCATCCAGATACTCTTGCTGTTCCTGCACTTTTGACAGCAGTTTTAAATGCAAGAAGCAAAAAAGTATTTTGGTTTTGTATAAATGTTTTGGTAGTATTGGGATGTAAAGCTGTACTTTCCTTGACAGTAGCAGCTATGGGTGTTTGGTTACTACTATTTGAAAAACGGCGTTTGTACGGTTTCATAGCTATTATTAGTGGTTTAGCATGGTTTGTAATTGCTAACAAAATCATTATTCCTTTTTTCGGTAGCGAAGCAGCATTAGTCAGTCGGCATTTTTATCGTTATAGCTATTTAGGAAATTCATTTTCGGAAACATTACAAATTATCTTATTTCAACCAAAAATTATTATTAGCAACATTTTATCGTCTATAAATTTAGAATATTTGTCTTTTCTATTAGCACCTGTAATCTGGGGTTTAATACCTAAATACATGACACCATTAATAGGTGCGATTCCTTGTTTAGCATTAAATATACTTGCTGATCATCCTTCACAAAAAAACGTAATTTTACATTATTCTTTACCAGCAATTCCCTTCATAATGTTAGCATTAATTGCTAGTATTGCGGCAGATAAAGCATGGCTAAAACAAAAAAGAGTAATTTTTTTATGGTCTTTAATTTGGTTTTTGATTTTAGGTAAATGGGGTTTCTTTATTTCCAAATATCTTAATTCTGTAGATAATTGGCAAGCTACTAAAGAAGCAATATCTTTAGTGAAAACTCAAGACAGTGTGTTGACTACAGATGTAATTACTCCACATTTAACCCATAGGCAACAGATTAGTTTTAAATATAAACTCCATGAGTTGAATAATTTTCATTATATATTACTTAATACCCGCCATCCTGGCTGGGGCGCAACAGTAGAAGATTATAATAATTTGACTAAGGAATTAAAAAAGCGTTCTGATTTTAATTTAAAATATCAACGTGATGATGTATATCTCTTTGTATATAAAAAAATGGCATTGCCGATTTGA
- a CDS encoding RNA recognition motif domain-containing protein: MSIYVGNLSYEVTQDALTQVFAEYGAVKRVQLPTDRETGRLRGFGFVEMGTEAEETAAIEALDGAEWMGRDLKVNKAKPKEDRGSSGGGGGGRGGYGGGGGNRGGGGGNRY, from the coding sequence ATGTCAATTTACGTGGGTAACCTCTCTTATGAAGTTACACAAGATGCGCTGACTCAAGTTTTTGCGGAATATGGTGCTGTGAAACGTGTTCAGCTTCCCACTGACCGTGAGACAGGTCGCTTGCGCGGCTTCGGTTTTGTGGAAATGGGTACTGAGGCGGAAGAAACAGCCGCAATTGAAGCCCTTGATGGTGCTGAATGGATGGGTCGTGATTTGAAAGTAAACAAAGCAAAACCCAAAGAAGACAGAGGTTCTTCAGGTGGTGGCGGTGGTGGACGTGGTGGCTACGGCGGTGGCGGTGGCAACCGTGGCGGCGGCGGCGGCAATCGCTATTAA
- a CDS encoding phycobiliprotein lyase — MKASLKLVKTADERQIAAFFQESVGEWHSERRYYTLPQGETKEMESIITIRFLEQGCEELEKLAQLHDLVDLQSLTCGAEVSWQSTDIIKVRRESQGLNLFGALGNILYRDRGFATSKPVTADYYLSNPKTLCLRTEYNNSVFEEEIKLIGSKYRTRQSIISRASEQLMIGQYLEKRI; from the coding sequence GTGAAAGCATCCCTCAAACTGGTTAAAACCGCTGATGAAAGGCAGATTGCCGCATTCTTTCAGGAATCGGTAGGTGAATGGCACTCAGAACGACGTTACTACACCCTACCTCAGGGAGAAACCAAGGAAATGGAGAGTATAATCACCATCCGATTTTTAGAACAGGGGTGTGAAGAATTGGAAAAACTAGCCCAACTCCATGATTTAGTTGATTTGCAAAGTTTGACCTGTGGTGCTGAAGTATCTTGGCAAAGCACTGATATAATTAAGGTCAGACGAGAATCTCAAGGTTTAAACCTGTTTGGGGCTTTGGGCAATATATTATATAGAGATCGTGGTTTTGCCACATCTAAACCCGTTACAGCAGATTATTATTTATCAAACCCTAAAACTCTTTGTTTACGGACTGAATATAATAATTCAGTATTTGAGGAAGAGATTAAACTCATTGGTAGTAAATATCGTACCCGACAAAGCATCATTTCCCGTGCCAGTGAACAATTAATGATTGGTCAATACCTGGAGAAGCGAATATAA